GTGCGCTGGGTCCCGCCTGCCATTTACAAAAGCTCCTGCAGCATCGATGTCACCTTCTTCCCTTTTGACCAGCAGAACTGTAAAATGAAATTTGGCTCCTGGACATATGACAAGGCCAAGATTGACCTGGAGAAGattgaaaacacagtggacctgaACAACTACTGGGAGAGTGGTGAGTGGGCCATCATCAACGCCGTGGGAACGTACAATACCAAGAAATATGACTGCTGCCACGAGATCTACCCCGATATCACCTACTTCTTCATCATCCGACGGCTCCCTTTGTTTTACTCCATCAATCTCATCATCCCTTGTCTTCTCATCTCCTGCCTCACTGTCTTGGTTTTCTATCTGCCGTCTGACTGCGGTGAGAAGATCACCCTGTGCATCTCCGTGTTGCTGTCCCTCACCGttttcctcctcctcatcaccgaGATCATCCCCTCCACATCCCTTGTCATCCCGCTCATCGGCGAGTACCTCCTCTTCACTATGATTTTTGTCACCTTGTCCATCATCATCACCGTTTTTGTCCTCAATGTGCACCACCGCTCTCCCAGCACTCACAAGATGCCCCGCTGGGTCCACTCCATGTTCTTGGACCTGATCCCCCGCTGGCTGTTCATGCgacggcctgctcccgacggccgCCGTCGCAGGCTATTACTGCTCCAGCGCGAGGTGGCAGCGGAGCGGCGGCGGGGCCGGCTAGCCAGGTGTCAATCTGGCAATTGCCTCAGTACATCGGCAAACTGGCTACAAGATGGGATAATGCTGGAAGAGCCCAACAGAAACTGTTATGAGGATTTGGAGCTGGGAACGCTGACGTCATATTTCTCGTTCCGCCCTCCTTCTCCTAGACCGCCAGGGTCAACTCCTCCAACGCAACACAACGCTTCGCAGAACAATCCAGACCAACAGGATGGACCTGCAGGGACTAACAGACAGTTGGCAGCTGGAAGGGCCAACAAAGTACTTGACAACACAATGCCAGACTCACCAGTGCTGCTTTCACCAAGCGTTGTACGCGCACTCGATGGCGTGCGCTACATTGCTGACCACCTGAGGGCTGAAGATGCCGATTTCAGCGTGAGTATTGAAGAAACACCTGTTAGCATCAGACTGTCCCTCAAAACACAAGGTAATTTTCACTTTCTCTTGAATTGCTTGATATGGCTAATTGCCCGATTTGAGTAACAACAATAAAGTCACGCGGATAGCGTCGCCCGGCCTTAGTTTTGGTGTCtaattagcagtggtgggcacagctaatcaaaaagttagcttcaataaccgctaatcagctaactgaaaagttatcttttataatgcaaaaccgaaaaatttatcagaagctacaacttaatgataactttcagtattgtctccaatacactctcagctactgacaagctgattttgagtttaaacaccaccaatgcCTGTGAtcgaatcaaaggcgatcacaaacctaaACACAGCCattgagtcagcgcttctgtctttgtgcgccctgcccactgctgtagggaagtatcatttaccttgacagcatacagtggtccagccatgagacAGACGTCTTGAaacggaaagcaggtttgacttatggttttgagttaTAAACCAAATTgatccagatagtttaactacattaatgtcaagtctgtcatttgtacaaagtgaaaatataacacatatcttttaattttaaaataatgcactaattctgaagttttgaacatatttAAACAGATAGATGCCAAActacattatgggtaaactgagcctcaatttcaattcagtttattcactttatatagcaccagataACAAGagtcatctcaaggcgcttcacacaaaacaattcagaaaacaaaataaaatgaattaaaagattacaaagcatagtaaaagagtaaaaaagtaaaaagcctgGTTATCACACAGTTGTTGCTGcctggctgaatcacaacttaacaaacagaatttttagttttgcaaatgcctttttttaagaaatggaaaaaaataacatgttttacaaatacacatttatttgtaaaaaccagcacaCACATTAAGTTTGTGTTggttaaatgaatcaaccaatcaataatctcaggctcagtttacccataatgcagtttggcatctgtgtgtgtcaatatgttcaaaacttcagaattattacattattttaaaattaaaagatatgtgttatattttcactttgtacaaatgacattaaTGTCgttaaactatccagattaatttggtttataaatcaaaaccataagggaaacctgctttccttttgaggacttcggcctTACGGCTGAaccactgtatgctgtaaagggtaatgacttttgttttgttttttatttttgtggcagcctgttggccaggccccttctgctgggttaGAGTTGAGCTTACCTGAGCTCCTCTTAGCTCTTAGCAGAccggagccaacagggtttataaatgtttttcaccattactaaCTATGTAAAATAGTGTTAGTGGCCTAAAAGTTATcgtaactaaatttatcggaagctaactggtccgctgatagtttttgaagttagctgaaaagctaatctgctaacaaaaaagttagcttcgataattagtggttagcagattagcggaactgtgcccaccactaattAGAGAGAATGCAAGAGAATTTGAAAGAGTACCACAAAACAGCAAATATATGAGTTTGAAAACTCTGGGCTTCTCAAGGAGCAACTCCAAATGTGACATCTGACAAAGATAACGTTAAATATCACCTATTTATAAGCATTGCGCCCAAAATTTGACCTTCTTTAATCTGTGTTACCTTGACTTTTAACCAATTTTTCTCTAAATTCTGACCCCTTTATGGCCTCAGCAGACCTCAACATTCTGAGATTGTCGCATCATAAAGCGGGTACAGAAACTTTGATTTCACTGAAGTCCAGAAATTTGGTTGGAAATGTGTGGAGAAGATCTGGTGAACATTTTCAGTTCCTAAAGAACTGTATGGGTGTTACATAGTGCAGGAAACCTCAGCACAGGGTTCAGTCATCTCCTGTGGATGGAAGTTGAGTGTTTGTGCCAGTGTTTAAATGGTGAGATTGAATGATGTTCCAAAAAACATCTGGTGGCATCACTGGTGACACAGGAAATGGTCAAAAACCTAAAgcaaagaaaaacacacaaactaGTCAAACAAATT
The sequence above is drawn from the Thalassophryne amazonica chromosome 21, fThaAma1.1, whole genome shotgun sequence genome and encodes:
- the chrna2b gene encoding neuronal acetylcholine receptor subunit alpha-2; protein product: MGGSHLFSPGPAIIWSLVFCQPVVCQQEMHSHAEDELFKKLFDGYNKWSRPVPNISDVVIVKFGLSIAQLIDVDEKNQMMTTNVWLKQEWNDYKLRWRPSDYDNVTSIRVPSELIWVPDIVLYNNADGEFAVTHMTKAHLFHTGKVRWVPPAIYKSSCSIDVTFFPFDQQNCKMKFGSWTYDKAKIDLEKIENTVDLNNYWESGEWAIINAVGTYNTKKYDCCHEIYPDITYFFIIRRLPLFYSINLIIPCLLISCLTVLVFYLPSDCGEKITLCISVLLSLTVFLLLITEIIPSTSLVIPLIGEYLLFTMIFVTLSIIITVFVLNVHHRSPSTHKMPRWVHSMFLDLIPRWLFMRRPAPDGRRRRLLLLQREVAAERRRGRLARCQSGNCLSTSANWLQDGIMLEEPNRNCYEDLELGTLTSYFSFRPPSPRPPGSTPPTQHNASQNNPDQQDGPAGTNRQLAAGRANKVLDNTMPDSPVLLSPSVVRALDGVRYIADHLRAEDADFSVKEDWKYVAMVIDRIFLWMFIIVCLLGTIGLFLPPWLAGMI